One genomic window of Corynebacterium massiliense DSM 45435 includes the following:
- a CDS encoding Pls/PosA family non-ribosomal peptide synthetase, producing the protein MNSPVSSVTVPSQFLLAGYAPRPRTLWDVVQTTAELHPDAAAIDDGEVLTYAELIADVRAWAKELHRQGVSRGDHIGIRMSSGQRELYLAILSIMAAGAAYVPVDVDDPDERADMVFGEADINGVFTDDGFHMIRKSGGEQAEPRPEDTAWIIFTSGSTGKPKGVAVSHRSAAAFVDAEAALFLIHHPAGPLGPDDRVLAGLSVAFDASCEEMWLAWGHGACLVPAPRSLVRSGMDLGPWLIRRDITVVSTVPTLAGLWPAEALDNIRLLIVGGEACSEELVRRLATDDREMWNTYGPTEATVVASAEKMEAGKPVSIGLPLNGWDLAVIDESGNPVGIGEPGELVIGGVGLARYLDPEKDAEKYAPLESLGWERAYRTGDHVRLEEDGLYFVGRKDDQVKIGGRRIELGEVKANVAALPNVYNSAVAVQKTGAGESVLVAYVSLDRADDGFDHDGARERLADTMPAALVPRIHVMDELPIRTSGKVDKKALPWPLPTADAGLGADAGALTPTEEWLAELWSDVLGVSIPDANVDFFSLGGTSLAAATLIGRIRERYPTVAVRELYDYPRLGQLAQHLAGDEEPRRASSRAGAKNAQSGKAGKSGKPGKSGSAASASAPHARATARPKRRVKPVSVGTRAAQFAIQLVAMTLSGATWLAWTMLGINMAAAAGVPWAPHQPWWLVIAFIIIFATPLGRIPIGGFGARAITAGITPGDYPRGGATHLRIWAAERWTDASGARSISGATWVNNYARTLGVRMGKGVDLHSLPPVTGLLKLGKHAAVEPEVDLSGYWLDGDVLHVGAIEIGKNSRIGARSTLLPGANIGSDAHVESGSTVTGAKKVKSGRRWSGSPAKKVGRSKHRFPDAHPARRPWWVPFYGLTSLAFALLPVAALAVGAALTVFLVERTGGNAFAGALAFAPLGALMAFATYTALTWLGVRVFSLGLKPGVNPVRSAAGWRLWAVFRLMDDARTQLFPMYAGLITPVWLRALGAKVGRDVEASTAVMVPKFTDIKDGSFLADDAMVGGYELGGGWVRSGKARVDKRSFLGNSGVLTPGRKLSKNSLVAVLSSTPKKNKPESNWWGAPPERMRRVASDSVRGGDAASAAASAAEARTYQPGAGLKVARGVIETLRLFAPIASGIVFAFVIATLVYLTAALGPWLAWALSGLVLMAAGAIAVGVTVVAKWVCVGKHRRGEHPLWSPFVWLNELQDTFVECVAAPWFFNHNAGTGAMNTALRLLGARIGRGAWVDSYWLPETDLCHIGRGATVGPGTVVQTHLFQDRVMSLDAVTLGDGATLAAHSVALPAARIAESTTIEPGSLVMRGDQVPAHSVWQGNPIEPRGFTG; encoded by the coding sequence GTGAACTCGCCCGTCAGTAGTGTAACTGTCCCATCTCAATTCCTTCTGGCCGGGTACGCTCCACGTCCACGCACCCTGTGGGACGTCGTGCAGACCACGGCGGAGCTGCACCCGGACGCCGCGGCCATCGATGACGGCGAGGTGCTCACCTACGCCGAGCTCATCGCGGACGTGCGCGCGTGGGCGAAGGAGCTGCACCGCCAGGGTGTCTCCCGCGGCGACCACATCGGCATCCGCATGTCGTCGGGCCAGCGGGAGCTGTACCTCGCCATCTTGTCCATCATGGCCGCCGGCGCCGCCTACGTACCGGTGGACGTGGACGACCCGGACGAGCGCGCGGACATGGTCTTCGGTGAGGCCGACATCAACGGCGTGTTCACCGACGATGGCTTCCATATGATCCGCAAAAGCGGCGGCGAGCAGGCCGAACCGCGTCCGGAAGATACCGCGTGGATCATCTTTACGTCCGGCTCGACCGGCAAACCGAAAGGCGTTGCGGTCAGCCACCGTTCCGCGGCCGCGTTTGTCGATGCCGAGGCGGCCCTTTTCCTCATCCACCACCCGGCAGGCCCGCTGGGCCCGGATGACCGGGTGCTCGCCGGGCTGTCCGTAGCCTTCGACGCCTCCTGCGAGGAGATGTGGCTTGCCTGGGGCCACGGCGCGTGCCTGGTCCCGGCGCCGCGGTCTCTGGTGCGCTCCGGCATGGATTTGGGTCCCTGGCTCATCCGTCGCGACATCACGGTGGTTTCCACCGTGCCCACGCTGGCCGGCCTGTGGCCCGCGGAGGCGCTGGACAATATCCGCCTGCTCATCGTCGGCGGCGAGGCCTGCTCCGAGGAGCTGGTGCGCCGCCTGGCCACCGATGACCGCGAGATGTGGAATACCTACGGCCCCACCGAAGCCACCGTGGTGGCCAGCGCCGAGAAGATGGAGGCTGGGAAACCGGTATCCATCGGCCTGCCGCTCAACGGCTGGGACCTTGCGGTTATCGATGAATCGGGCAACCCCGTCGGCATCGGCGAGCCGGGCGAGCTCGTCATCGGCGGCGTCGGTCTTGCGCGCTACCTCGATCCGGAAAAGGACGCGGAGAAGTACGCCCCGCTGGAGTCCCTGGGCTGGGAGCGCGCCTACCGCACCGGCGATCACGTGCGTTTGGAAGAAGACGGCCTGTACTTCGTCGGGCGCAAGGACGACCAGGTGAAAATCGGCGGCCGCCGCATCGAGCTCGGCGAGGTGAAAGCCAACGTTGCCGCCCTGCCGAACGTGTACAACTCCGCCGTGGCCGTGCAAAAGACCGGCGCCGGCGAGTCGGTACTGGTGGCCTACGTGTCGCTGGACCGCGCTGACGACGGCTTCGATCACGACGGCGCCCGCGAGCGCCTCGCCGACACCATGCCGGCAGCGCTGGTGCCGCGCATCCACGTCATGGACGAGCTGCCCATCCGCACCTCCGGCAAGGTGGACAAGAAGGCGCTGCCCTGGCCGCTGCCGACTGCCGATGCCGGCCTCGGTGCGGACGCCGGTGCCCTTACCCCGACGGAAGAGTGGCTCGCCGAGCTGTGGAGCGACGTGCTGGGCGTGTCCATCCCGGACGCCAACGTCGACTTTTTCTCCCTGGGCGGCACCTCGCTCGCGGCGGCCACGCTCATCGGCCGCATCCGCGAGCGCTACCCCACCGTGGCGGTGCGCGAACTCTACGATTACCCGCGCCTGGGCCAGTTGGCCCAGCACCTCGCGGGCGACGAGGAACCGCGCCGCGCCAGCTCCCGCGCCGGCGCGAAAAACGCTCAGTCCGGCAAGGCCGGCAAGTCTGGCAAGCCCGGAAAGTCGGGCAGCGCCGCCTCCGCGAGTGCGCCGCACGCCCGAGCCACGGCGCGGCCGAAGCGCCGCGTAAAACCGGTGAGCGTCGGCACGCGCGCGGCCCAGTTCGCCATCCAGCTGGTGGCCATGACGCTGTCCGGCGCCACCTGGCTGGCGTGGACCATGCTGGGCATCAACATGGCGGCCGCGGCCGGCGTGCCGTGGGCGCCGCACCAGCCGTGGTGGCTGGTCATCGCGTTCATCATCATCTTCGCCACGCCGCTGGGGCGCATCCCCATCGGCGGTTTCGGCGCCCGCGCGATCACCGCCGGTATCACACCCGGGGACTACCCGCGCGGCGGTGCGACGCACCTGCGCATTTGGGCGGCGGAACGCTGGACGGATGCCTCGGGCGCCCGGTCCATTTCGGGCGCGACCTGGGTGAACAACTACGCCCGCACGCTGGGCGTGCGCATGGGCAAGGGCGTCGATCTGCACTCCCTGCCGCCGGTGACGGGCCTGCTCAAGTTGGGCAAGCACGCCGCGGTGGAACCCGAGGTCGATCTCAGCGGCTACTGGCTGGACGGCGACGTCCTCCATGTCGGCGCGATCGAGATTGGCAAGAACTCGCGCATTGGCGCGCGGTCGACGCTGTTGCCGGGGGCGAACATCGGCAGTGATGCCCACGTCGAGTCCGGCTCCACCGTCACGGGTGCAAAGAAGGTGAAGTCGGGCCGACGCTGGTCCGGATCGCCGGCGAAGAAGGTGGGGCGCTCCAAGCACCGCTTCCCCGACGCGCACCCGGCGCGCCGCCCGTGGTGGGTGCCCTTCTACGGGCTGACCTCGCTCGCGTTCGCGCTGCTGCCGGTCGCGGCACTCGCGGTGGGCGCGGCGCTCACCGTCTTCCTAGTGGAGCGCACCGGCGGCAACGCGTTCGCCGGCGCCCTCGCCTTCGCGCCGCTGGGTGCGCTTATGGCCTTTGCCACCTACACCGCGCTGACGTGGCTCGGCGTGCGCGTGTTTTCGCTGGGCTTAAAGCCGGGGGTCAACCCGGTGCGGTCGGCGGCGGGCTGGCGCCTGTGGGCCGTGTTCCGCTTGATGGACGATGCCCGCACCCAACTCTTCCCCATGTACGCCGGGCTTATCACCCCGGTGTGGCTGCGCGCGCTCGGCGCGAAGGTGGGCCGCGACGTGGAGGCCTCCACCGCGGTCATGGTGCCGAAGTTCACCGACATCAAGGACGGCTCGTTCCTTGCCGATGACGCCATGGTCGGCGGTTACGAACTCGGCGGCGGCTGGGTCCGCTCCGGCAAGGCCCGGGTGGACAAGCGCTCCTTCCTCGGCAACTCGGGCGTGCTCACCCCGGGGCGCAAGCTGTCGAAGAACTCGCTGGTGGCCGTCCTGTCGTCCACGCCGAAGAAGAACAAGCCGGAGTCCAACTGGTGGGGCGCTCCCCCGGAGCGCATGCGCCGCGTGGCCTCCGACTCGGTGCGCGGCGGCGACGCTGCTTCCGCCGCCGCATCCGCGGCCGAGGCGCGCACCTACCAGCCCGGCGCGGGACTCAAGGTCGCCCGCGGTGTCATCGAGACGCTCCGGCTCTTCGCCCCCATCGCCTCCGGCATTGTCTTCGCCTTCGTCATCGCCACGCTGGTCTACCTCACCGCCGCGCTCGGCCCGTGGCTGGCCTGGGCGCTGTCCGGGCTCGTGTTGATGGCCGCCGGTGCGATCGCCGTGGGCGTCACCGTGGTGGCCAAGTGGGTGTGCGTGGGCAAACACCGCCGCGGCGAGCACCCGCTGTGGTCGCCGTTCGTGTGGCTCAACGAGCTGCAGGACACCTTCGTCGAGTGCGTGGCCGCGCCGTGGTTCTTCAACCACAACGCCGGCACCGGCGCGATGAACACGGCCCTGCGCCTGCTCGGCGCGCGCATCGGCCGCGGTGCGTGGGTGGACAGCTACTGGCTGCCGGAGACGGATCTCTGCCACATCGGCCGCGGCGCCACCGTGGGCCCGGGCACGGTTGTGCAAACGCACCTGTTCCAGGACCGCGTGATGAGCCTGGACGCAGTCACGCTTGGCGATGGCGCCACCCTCGCCGCCCATTCCGTCGCCCTGCCGGCGGCCCGCATTGCGGAGTCCACCACCATCGAGCCCGGCTCGCTGGTCATGCGCGGCGACCAAGTCCCAGCGCACTCCGTGTGGCAGGGCAACCCCATCGAGCCGCGCGGTTTCACCGGGTAA
- the arsB gene encoding ACR3 family arsenite efflux transporter codes for MSFLDRFLPVWILLAMAVGLGIGKLVPGLRDGLAALEVGSISLPIALGLLIMMYPPLAKVRYDKTREVTADTRLMIVSIVLNWAVGPAFMFALAWIFLPDEPALRTGLIIVGLARCIAMVLVWSDLSCGDREATVVLVALNSLFQVVMFGVFGWFYLKVLPSWLGLETASADFSFWGIVSSVLVFLGIPLVLGFVSRVVGERTKGRAWYEEAFLPRISPLALIGLLFTIVLLFSLQGDHIIAQPGTVARLAVPLLAYFVCMFAVGLGVAKATGMNYAQSAAVAFTAAGNNFELAIAVSIGTFGAASAQALAGTVGPLIEIPVLVGLVYVMRWLGPKVFPGDSTVPAK; via the coding sequence ATGTCTTTTTTAGACCGGTTTCTGCCGGTTTGGATTTTGCTGGCGATGGCGGTGGGGCTGGGCATCGGTAAGCTAGTTCCAGGCCTGCGGGACGGACTCGCAGCACTGGAAGTAGGCAGCATTTCCCTGCCCATCGCGCTGGGGCTCCTGATCATGATGTACCCGCCGCTGGCGAAGGTGCGCTACGACAAGACGCGGGAAGTGACGGCCGATACCCGTCTGATGATCGTATCAATCGTGCTGAACTGGGCCGTTGGCCCCGCATTCATGTTTGCGCTCGCCTGGATATTCCTGCCGGATGAGCCGGCGCTGCGCACTGGGCTCATCATCGTCGGGCTTGCCCGTTGCATCGCGATGGTGCTGGTCTGGTCCGATTTGTCCTGCGGCGACCGGGAAGCAACCGTCGTACTCGTGGCTTTGAACTCGCTGTTCCAGGTGGTCATGTTCGGTGTGTTCGGGTGGTTCTACCTTAAGGTGTTGCCGTCGTGGCTGGGCCTCGAGACTGCTTCGGCTGACTTCTCCTTCTGGGGGATCGTGTCGTCGGTCCTAGTCTTCTTGGGTATCCCGCTGGTACTCGGCTTCGTCTCCCGCGTGGTGGGGGAGCGGACCAAGGGGCGCGCGTGGTACGAGGAGGCGTTCTTGCCTCGGATTTCGCCGCTGGCCCTGATTGGACTTTTGTTTACTATCGTCCTGCTGTTTTCGCTGCAGGGTGACCACATTATCGCGCAGCCAGGCACCGTAGCGCGGCTGGCGGTGCCGCTGCTGGCCTACTTCGTGTGCATGTTCGCGGTGGGGCTCGGCGTGGCTAAGGCGACCGGCATGAACTACGCGCAGTCGGCGGCGGTGGCGTTTACCGCCGCCGGCAACAACTTCGAGTTGGCCATCGCGGTCTCCATCGGCACCTTTGGCGCGGCATCCGCTCAGGCGTTGGCCGGCACGGTGGGCCCGCTCATCGAGATCCCTGTGCTGGTGGGGCTGGTCTACGTCATGAGGTGGCTGGGGCCGAAGGTGTTTCCCGGAGATTCCACGGTCCCGGCGAAGTAG
- a CDS encoding ArsR/SmtB family transcription factor, with translation MFKVLADPTRLRILSRLTEKGCAPMTVNDLTVMSGLTQPTVSHHLKLLSDVGLVKKVRAGRAITHQICPEPFAQLRTGLQMG, from the coding sequence TTGTTTAAGGTTCTCGCGGATCCGACCCGCCTACGCATCCTGTCCCGCCTCACAGAGAAGGGATGCGCACCCATGACCGTCAACGACCTGACTGTCATGTCTGGCTTGACCCAGCCGACGGTTTCGCACCACCTCAAGCTTCTTTCAGACGTGGGACTTGTGAAAAAGGTGCGTGCGGGGCGCGCCATCACCCATCAGATCTGCCCAGAGCCGTTCGCCCAACTGCGCACCGGACTCCAAATGGGGTAG
- a CDS encoding DUF4073 domain-containing protein: protein MRIQFPVTHFFSRAVLPAVAGVGALSVALGSFGSVVPVAHAQSAASSSLSSNLSSNPFGDRGSDSNGTPAPGPDAAPASHHREVLWSEDFDGVDNPAKFTHRVPEGWTSSSEGVHSGEARWNGWALSTIRDWTWAAGTDKRHYFTQAHDQLAIIDSEQQRLNDKDHMDASLVSPEVGVAGRDKVSVEFDHHYRQGDKGQDAVVSVSFDGSEKQELKVFDADQFSAHEAFDVEVPAGATSMQIHFDYRGGNNDYWWAVDNVSVAEPLGEVSGKPQAIIDVLSDTQDDNDDYRDAVKQLNAMPDKAGALVLNGDLVDNGSKEQWDAFMQAHKDTPHDSGKELWTIGNHEMYGDEGSETYMRRFLENSGQDKPWKEEVVDGVPLISVNTEYYSDIDRGGKEPFQRISQEQLDWLDSRLAYWDAKGTPALVFTHPLLPQTVSMSYSAWYQNDFEDLEAVSNVLNKYNNIVAFTSHSHSSLKQNNWWGVRRYDGTGEAGKRGFPVVNTGAVLNEFMPDGDHDEEIVTEPADHSTGLRVKVYDDRVRVEAWDFKKHKMMKFHDFAR from the coding sequence ATGCGTATTCAATTCCCTGTTACTCACTTCTTTTCCCGTGCCGTCCTGCCCGCCGTTGCGGGGGTCGGCGCGCTTTCTGTTGCGCTCGGTTCCTTCGGCTCTGTCGTGCCCGTAGCTCACGCGCAGTCGGCGGCGTCCTCGTCGTTGTCGTCCAACTTGTCGTCGAACCCGTTCGGTGATCGCGGCTCAGACTCGAACGGAACGCCCGCGCCCGGTCCGGATGCGGCCCCGGCGTCGCACCACCGCGAGGTGCTCTGGTCGGAGGACTTCGACGGGGTGGACAACCCGGCGAAGTTTACGCATCGGGTGCCGGAAGGATGGACATCGTCAAGCGAAGGCGTCCACTCCGGCGAGGCCCGGTGGAACGGCTGGGCACTGTCCACCATCCGGGACTGGACCTGGGCCGCGGGCACTGACAAGCGGCACTACTTCACGCAGGCGCACGACCAGCTGGCCATCATCGACTCCGAGCAGCAGCGTCTCAACGACAAGGACCACATGGACGCCTCGCTGGTCTCCCCGGAGGTGGGCGTGGCCGGCCGCGACAAGGTCTCGGTGGAGTTCGACCACCACTACCGCCAGGGCGATAAAGGCCAGGACGCCGTGGTGAGCGTCAGCTTCGACGGCAGCGAGAAGCAGGAACTCAAGGTCTTCGACGCCGACCAGTTCAGCGCCCACGAGGCCTTCGACGTGGAGGTGCCCGCCGGGGCGACGTCGATGCAGATTCACTTCGATTACCGCGGCGGCAACAATGACTACTGGTGGGCGGTGGACAATGTCTCCGTGGCTGAGCCGCTCGGGGAGGTCAGTGGGAAGCCGCAGGCGATTATCGATGTCCTGTCCGACACCCAGGACGACAACGACGACTACCGCGACGCGGTCAAACAGCTCAACGCGATGCCGGACAAGGCCGGTGCGCTGGTGCTCAACGGCGACCTCGTGGACAACGGCTCGAAGGAGCAGTGGGACGCGTTCATGCAGGCGCACAAGGACACCCCACACGATTCCGGGAAGGAACTGTGGACCATCGGCAACCACGAGATGTACGGCGACGAAGGCTCCGAGACCTACATGCGCCGCTTCCTGGAGAACTCCGGGCAGGACAAGCCGTGGAAGGAAGAGGTGGTCGACGGTGTGCCGCTGATTTCGGTCAACACGGAGTACTACTCGGACATCGACCGCGGCGGCAAGGAACCGTTCCAGCGCATCTCCCAGGAGCAGCTCGACTGGTTGGACTCCCGCCTGGCGTACTGGGACGCCAAGGGCACCCCGGCGCTGGTGTTTACCCACCCGCTTTTGCCGCAGACCGTGTCTATGTCGTACTCCGCCTGGTACCAGAACGACTTCGAGGACCTCGAGGCGGTATCGAACGTGCTGAACAAGTACAACAACATCGTCGCGTTCACCAGCCACTCGCATTCCTCGCTCAAGCAGAACAACTGGTGGGGCGTGCGCCGCTACGACGGCACCGGCGAGGCCGGCAAGCGCGGCTTCCCCGTGGTGAACACCGGCGCGGTGCTCAACGAGTTCATGCCCGACGGCGACCACGACGAAGAGATCGTCACCGAGCCCGCAGACCACTCGACCGGTCTGCGCGTGAAGGTGTATGACGACCGCGTGCGCGTGGAGGCGTGGGACTTCAAGAAGCACAAGATGATGAAGTTCCACGACTTCGCGCGGTAA